A portion of the Streptomyces platensis genome contains these proteins:
- a CDS encoding sensor histidine kinase, protein MSVRTSGITVTADGRRSEGLVGGQPPAPAGEPATLGTGLGLDPDDLPDGLVVADETGRVICFNAAAARITDIAPEDAVGRPLEQALPLQDIEGRRWWRLTDPYGGLAIRRGQPERNLLLGGREVLVSARYVRSRPTGPVQRLVIALRGTEARRRTELSHAELIATVAHELRSPLTSVKGFTATLLQKWERFTDDQKRLMLETVDADANRVTRLIAELLDISRIDSGRLEVRRQRVDMSAAVRRHVQAQTTAGQRPDRFLIRMLEPLPDLWADPDKVDQVLGNLLENAVRHGEGTVTIEVGPVSDETSTEGTSVTVSDEGPGIPEESMSRVFTRFWRGSKRGGTGLGLYIVKGIVEAHGGTITVGRAPAGGAQFRFSLPVATPAFLA, encoded by the coding sequence ATGAGTGTGAGGACTTCCGGCATCACAGTCACCGCTGACGGCCGCCGGTCCGAGGGGCTCGTGGGCGGTCAGCCGCCCGCTCCGGCCGGAGAGCCGGCGACCCTGGGGACCGGTCTCGGACTGGACCCCGACGATCTGCCCGACGGCCTGGTCGTCGCGGACGAGACCGGCCGGGTGATCTGCTTCAACGCCGCCGCGGCCAGGATCACCGACATCGCCCCCGAGGACGCCGTCGGCCGCCCCCTCGAACAGGCCCTGCCGCTCCAGGACATCGAGGGCCGCCGCTGGTGGCGGCTCACCGACCCCTACGGCGGGCTCGCCATCCGCCGCGGCCAGCCCGAGCGCAATCTGCTGCTCGGGGGCCGTGAGGTGCTGGTCTCCGCCCGCTATGTCCGCAGCCGCCCGACCGGGCCCGTCCAGCGGCTGGTGATCGCCTTGCGCGGGACCGAGGCCCGGCGGCGTACGGAGCTCAGCCACGCCGAGCTGATCGCCACCGTCGCCCATGAACTGCGCTCGCCGCTGACCTCCGTCAAGGGCTTCACCGCCACCCTCCTCCAGAAGTGGGAACGCTTCACCGACGACCAGAAGCGGCTGATGCTGGAGACGGTGGACGCCGACGCCAACCGCGTCACCCGGCTGATCGCCGAGCTGCTGGACATCTCCCGGATCGACTCCGGGCGGCTGGAGGTGCGCCGCCAGCGCGTCGACATGAGCGCCGCGGTCCGCCGGCACGTCCAGGCGCAGACCACCGCCGGCCAGCGCCCGGACCGCTTCCTCATCCGGATGCTGGAACCGCTGCCCGATCTGTGGGCGGACCCGGACAAAGTGGACCAGGTGCTGGGCAACCTGCTGGAAAATGCGGTGCGCCACGGCGAGGGAACGGTCACCATCGAGGTCGGACCGGTATCGGACGAGACCAGCACGGAGGGGACGAGCGTCACCGTGAGCGACGAGGGCCCCGGCATCCCGGAGGAATCGATGAGCCGCGTGTTCACCCGCTTCTGGCGGGGCAGCAAGCGCGGCGGCACCGGCCTGGGCCTCTACATCGTCAAGGGCATCGTCGAGGCGCACGGCGGGACGATCACGGTCGGCCGTGCCCCGGCCGGCGGCGCGCAGTTCCGATTCAGCCTGCCCGTCGCGACCCCGGCCTTTCTGGCCTGA